AAAGGTCCGGTGGGAAAGACTATTCTCTCGATTCAAGACGGCCAGGCCCGGTTTGTGTTCTCCGACTGCCGCGATCAACTTTGCGTACAGATGGGAGAGATCCATCGAGGCGGGGAATGGGCAGCCTGCCTGCCTAACAAAATTTTCATGTTTACCGGCGGCAAAGGGGAAGATCAGGAGGTGGATGCAGGTGTTTACTGAAAAAAGACTCAACCGGATAGCCCTCCTGGGGGCCTTCAGCATGTTCCTGTCCACCATCGAGTATCTCTTTCCCCGGCCCATTCCCTTTATGCGTCTGGGTCTGGCTAATCTGCCGGTG
This genomic stretch from Oceanispirochaeta sp. harbors:
- a CDS encoding NusG domain II-containing protein, yielding MKLRFFDILALVFSLAVFLLFTLYGRSISQEEGYIIIEDVQGKSIYPLTEDRELHLKGPVGKTILSIQDGQARFVFSDCRDQLCVQMGEIHRGGEWAACLPNKIFMFTGGKGEDQEVDAGVY